A region of the Sodalis ligni genome:
CCAGCTGCCAATCCTTTTTAAAGGTCTCGGTGATACCGGCATCGCCTTTCAGGGCGGCGAAATCCGGGCTGGCTTTATAGCGCTTGTAGTCAAAATCGGACCAGTCGCTGCCGTAGCCCAGGAAATTGCTGCTGGCCATAATCACGCTCAGGCCAAGGTTGCCCTGGGTTTGGTTGCTGAAGTAGTAGCCGTTGTAGGACAGGGTAACCGGCGCATATTTCAATGGGACTTTGTCTTCGGAACCGCCGTAGGTCAGGTTTTCGTCAAAGTTTTTGAAATCCAGCCCCATCGACAGGGAGTGCGCCCAGGCGCCGGTTGACGGCAGGCTATACACCAAGGCCGCGCCATAGGAATAACCTTTGCCGAGAACGTTGGTGCCGCCGACGCTGGCCACGTTGCTGTCCGAGTGATAGCCGGAGAAGCGCAGGGTCCAGAGCTTGTCCAGCGGGGCGCTGTAGCTGCCGGACCAGACTTCGGCGTTATCCCGATCCTGCGGCGCGACAAAATAGGTCAGCGAAGCGCTGTGCCCCTTTTGCCACAGATTGGAGTTGGTGATGGTGCCTACCGTACGCAGCTCTTTGGTATCCGCACTGTAGTCGTTATTGACGGTCAGGCTGCCGGACCAGGGATTCTTATCCGCCACCGACAAATCCACATCCATGGTGCCCGGCACGATGCCTTCCTTCACCAGCGGCGTCACCTGGCGGCTGCCGTCGCGGTTGATATCGGTAAGCTGTTGCTGTACCTGGGAGAAATTGGGTACTTTGCCTTCGTCCAGCGCCGGTACGTCGTTGCGGATCGCCAGCGGCGAATGGTATTTCGCGCCGGTGACCCGCACCCGTCCCACCGTGGTTTCCGTCACCATCAGGTACACCACGCCGCCGCTCACCTGCTGCTGCGGCAGTTCGACATAGACCGATTGATAACCTTTGCTTTGATAGACCTGTTGCAGGGCCTTCTGGGCGCCCTGGACGTCGGTAAGAGTGCGCTGCGGTCCGAGAAAGGGGTAGACGGCGGTTTCGATTTCCCTTGACGTCAGTACCGTGTTGCCGCGCACGATGTATTCATTGATATTCACCCGCTGCGCCGGAGTCGTCGCAGCGTTGCTGCCCGCGGCGGCGGTATTGCCTGCAGTGGAAGTAGTACCCGAAGCGGCGCCGCCGGCCGGGGCTGTATTGCCCGCGGCGGAGCCAGTACCCGGAGCGGCGGTGGTTTCCGTTACCGCGTCCGCCGCCGGCGACATTATCGGCAATGCCGTTAATAGCGTCCCCAAGAGGTATACCAACCTGTTCGTTTTATCAAAGTCGTGCATTGGATGGACTCTGTGCATGATGAAACAAAAAAATCGCTATTACATTGCCCGGCGATCAAGGAGCAACGTCCGCAACACAAGGGCTGTCCGGTCATTTCCATGACCGCTATCTGCTAACACTACCTAGACGGTTGAGCGGGCGTCAGACCGAACACTTGTCACTAAAACTTCATATGTCTGTTTGGCGGAAGGGCAAAACCGGAGGAGAAACCGGGGGTTAGACCGGGTTCAGGGCAGAGCAAGCGAGGCGGTAACTGATTGAATGGCGCTGGATTATTCGGGCGTTATTGGACGGGATGATATTAAAATATCAAGCTAAACAGATTATTGAGCGCGGCTGAAGTGGGGGGCAACCCACAACAACCGCTAACCACAAGCAACTAATAGGAGTGGTTACCATGGCTAAGCGCGATTGTAAGTCAGAACCCGTCATATCCCAAGCCCTACGCCAGAGCGTTGTGGGCTACGCCCCAGACGCCTACCGCTATCCGCAGGTCAAGCTCAAGGGCAAGCGGCTGGAGCAGGCCGGCTTTTTGACCGGCATGTCACCGGTGGTCAGGGTTATGGAGGGGTGTCTGGTTATCACCACCCAGTCCAACTCGCGGCTAAACGAGGTGTTGCAACAATCCGACCGGTTGTCGGCCCAGTCGCGGCTGGAGCTGGAGCAGTTGATACAGGGGTTGGCGCTTAAGGAGAAGCTGACCGAGGGAAGTCGGCCTTAGTAATCAGGTGAGCTGATGAGGGAACCCCGGCAAAGCTGCCGGGGTAATCTATTCGTAATAGCTCAGATTTGACCTGACACAGCTATGGCACAGAGCCAAACCTAATCTGACAAGCCGTTCTATGCCAAATATAGTCATTCGCATCCTTGGTTGATAATATTTAATATCGCCTTATGTCAGCAATCATCTTGCATTCTTAGCAGCCACCCTTGCCTTCATATGGTTGATGGGATGCCAACCAAAAATACATTTTGGTCTCATCGAACGATCTTTCTAAGGCGTAGTTCCTGAACAAAAAGAACAACCGCAACAACCATGACAATTGCAAAAAACAATATACGCGAAGTCGTAATTAAAACAGTGTTAAATTTATCATTGTTATATAATTTATTGTGCCTATATGAATACGTGGTGTAAATAGTGCTGAATATTTCACAAAATGACACAGCAGCTATAAAAGCCAGGTCAAAAGACAGTTTGCCGTGATCTGATTTCTTTTGCGTCTTTTGGTGAATATAATTAAACCAATAAGGACAGGAATAATAAAAGCAATTAAGTCTATGAAAGTAAAAATAATAAATTTTCCATCGATAAAAATCCTCTAGTGTGCAGATAAGACTGGCTTTCGTCGTGCCATCACGGAATATCCAGCTTGAAAACTGACGGTTTTCTATGACCTGTTATGTAGAGTATCATCATTCATATCAGACTATATTTCCTTCTTTTAAGACCAAACTTGCATCATTTCATTAAAAAACAATGAGCGGTTTGCAAGCTAATGTCTGTTTTCGCTCATACCAGACTGTCAGATTTGGTTGTGTACAACCTACAAAACCTGTCAGATCAAGTCTGAGCTAATACAATCTATTGACTATTTTTTATAACAAAATTACTTTACCAATTAGGACGAAATGTTCATTAACTTTCAATGAGATCTTTTTAGCTTTAATTAAAACTGATATAAATTCATTCAAAGGAAATTTCATTTCTCCTACTTCAGGAAGTAATCGAGCATCAGAGAAAAGCTCAACCTCTACATCATCGATTCCCTTATCCTTATTAAGCTGGCATATTATTTAATCTTTATATGAAATTTCTGCTGTCAGCTCTTCATAACGAGAGTCGCTGAAAAATGTAATATCAAAATCATTATGCATAATCACTATGGCCTCTTAGGATCTATAACACCAGAGAACGAACCGTCTGAATTATAACGAATTCCACGGCCATCGGGTAGTCTATATTCAATACCGCCTCGCCCTAGCTCAGTTTTACAGGATCATGGACTTCTGTCCGATCATTACCATACAGCCCACTTAGTTATTGAAAAAGTATTGCAATAGACCGACCGATTGTCTGCTTAGTCTTGGCTGAAGCATGTAACGCAGAGACTAGCGCTCGGGTGAAAAAATGAAGGGAAGAATTAGGCTAATCAAATCCCCCGACGAGGCCTTCGGGGGTAATTTATAGTATTTTATTTAAGACATGCTGGATTATGGGTTTTATTGCATCCACCAATATATCTTCATTAGTAGCATAACGTAATAATTCAATCTGATTTTCCGCATCAAAAAGATAGTATGTAGCCACTTTTCTTCAAGCGCAACCACCTGATTTTCAGCACTGAAAATCTCTTCTTGAATATCCTGGATCGTTATTTTTTCATCGAGAAAATCTTTACATGATTTCTTGAGATGATTAATCACCTCAGGATAGATCCAATCACTCATATGCCACTCCTGCGCAGAATGGTAACAACCACATTCACATTGCCATTTTTTCTGTTATAGCATCTAACCTAATGTCAGGATAGATGACCCTGGGGGTAGCAATGGAATGCTCAAACAATTATAAAAATTTCTCGACTCCACCCCGCATTAGGCCTAGATCCTTGTGCTCCAAGTGTGTGTTTAGCATTAGATTCAATTTTCAATCCATTATTTTCCACAGCAGGTTCTGGAATAGTAAGAGAACTCCGTCACGTGGCCTGGGTTAGCTATTTTCAACTATTCCATTTAATGTTATGATCTAATAATTGATTATCAAGATATTCTTTCTTTTCGAACCAATAATCATAAGCCACCGAATCGCCGCTTTGTATTATGAGGTAAAAGCCGCCGGTTTCACCTTGGGTATCATCAACGAAGTGTATTTCCCAACCGGTATTATCGCCACTGTCTATAGTTCCATTTTCAAAATCATTACCTTTTCTTAATCATTATAAGGAACGTGATTATTCGAGATAGACTCACCAGTCATTAGGTTTTCACACTAAAATGAACATGCAGAAGACTTGGAGCATGCCATTAAAACCCCGGTTGGACTCACCACCGGGCAACCGATGTTAGTAGCCACGGGCCGGGGATATTTGACGATCAGAACTAAAATTATCCCATGAGGATTAGCGTTAAAAGCTCGGCTTGAGGCCGATTTTTTATCTACTTAGTTCATTATAAAATTAATTACGCTATTTAAATCCGTGTTCCACTCAGAGATTCTCATGCCGTCTTCATCATGGGTCATATGCTCATCAATAAATTCGTTAATCTTTTCAGGAGAAAATTCTTTACCTTCTTCTAAAAAATAACGTTATTTTGTACGTGTACCACTTCACCTTCAAAATATATAACCCAAGCGAAAACGAAGTTTGCTAAAGCAGGATCATACATCGATACAGCTAGGGCTGCATGACTTTTACTTATCAGCCCTCTTCAAGGGACCTCAGCCAGCTCCTTTTATAATCATTTATATTCCAGTAAGTTAAAGGAATATTCATAGCCTCATGAAATCTATCAATGACTATCGAAGCTGGCAAAACAAGTTCACCATCAGTATTAACCGGCTTATCTTCAGGGAAGATACCAAACATATATCAATCCTTAATTCTAATCAAATCACTATCATAAGTGCCAATTCTCTTACCTTTGCTATTGAATAACTTCCAGCCATTAGACACATTATGGCTATCAATATCAGGAGTAATATAATTTTTCCCATTAGAAAAACAGGCTGTCCATGAGAGTTAAATGGAGCTTTCTGAGGAGAAATTCTTCGGTCAAAGCCTAACTTGCCAGCTGCCTCCTGAGCATCTTTTCCTTTCAGAGCAAGATAAGCTAAGTCGTCTGTATTTGTCCCTACCGGAATAGGCGTTACCGTCGTATTCCCGCCCGTTTCCGGCTTACCATCCACGTTCCCGGTATGGCTGGCTCCCTGCTCCCCCCGTTGATCCGGTGAAATCAGTGCAGTTTTATTATCCTGTATCCCTAGCGGATTTTCAAGTTTACCCCCGGTCAGGTCATCCGCGACAGGCACCGTTACTGTGGAGCTGCGGCCATCGCCATCCTGAATAAGTTTCGCCACGCATAGCGGATTGTCGAGACAAACGGCATCTTGCAGCGCGGCGACAGCTTTGTCCAACGCCATAGCAACCTGTTTGAGTGGTTCTACAGCAACCGGGCTCGCCACGGGAGTTATTCCCGCGTTAGCTGTTGCCTGACT
Encoded here:
- a CDS encoding ShlB/FhaC/HecB family hemolysin secretion/activation protein, whose protein sequence is MHDFDKTNRLVYLLGTLLTALPIMSPAADAVTETTAAPGTGSAAGNTAPAGGAASGTTSTAGNTAAAGSNAATTPAQRVNINEYIVRGNTVLTSREIETAVYPFLGPQRTLTDVQGAQKALQQVYQSKGYQSVYVELPQQQVSGGVVYLMVTETTVGRVRVTGAKYHSPLAIRNDVPALDEGKVPNFSQVQQQLTDINRDGSRQVTPLVKEGIVPGTMDVDLSVADKNPWSGSLTVNNDYSADTKELRTVGTITNSNLWQKGHSASLTYFVAPQDRDNAEVWSGSYSAPLDKLWTLRFSGYHSDSNVASVGGTNVLGKGYSYGAALVYSLPSTGAWAHSLSMGLDFKNFDENLTYGGSEDKVPLKYAPVTLSYNGYYFSNQTQGNLGLSVIMASSNFLGYGSDWSDFDYKRYKASPDFAALKGDAGITETFKKDWQLALSGSFQLASGPLVSNEQFAAGGATSVRGYLAAEQSADDGMIGSVELRTPSIASWLGSPLTELRLHTFADGAELWLRDALPDQDDRFDMASVGVGMQANVSTWLSGSLDLGLPLVDGPNTDKYDPRAQFSLSANF
- a CDS encoding SymE family type I addiction module toxin, which translates into the protein MAKRDCKSEPVISQALRQSVVGYAPDAYRYPQVKLKGKRLEQAGFLTGMSPVVRVMEGCLVITTQSNSRLNEVLQQSDRLSAQSRLELEQLIQGLALKEKLTEGSRP